In Panacibacter ginsenosidivorans, the following proteins share a genomic window:
- a CDS encoding GMC oxidoreductase has protein sequence MPGDTLHLNNKAKKQNTYDAIIVGSGITGGWAAKELCEKGLKVLMLERGRNVEHIKDYPTATKAPWEFEHHLHLTKEDKERCYVQSRHYSYKEDNKHFYINDKENPYDETKRFDWIRGDIVGGRSLLWARACYRWSDLDFEANLKDGHGVDWPIRYKDLAPWYDYVESFIGVSGSVEHIPQLPDGKFQPPFEMNCVEKSFKQKIESVYNDRKVIIGRTANLTKPVQGRGHCQARDLCHRGCPFGAYFSTNASTMPAAYATGNLTVRPHSLVNKVLYDEQQQKAIGVEILDTETKQTEEFYANIIFLNAATVATAFILLNSTSNRFPNGLGNGSDQVGRNLMDHHKGLSISASVDGFEDGYYYGRRPTGIYIPRFKNIHEPSPDFLRGYHFAGGAYRGRQSHDATIGADLKDALTEPGAWSFSIYAFGETLPYADNRVTLNHDKKDPWGRPTITIDCNFRDNEKAMHKDIAETGKEILTAAGYKDVKVSGSISFPGNANHEMGIARMGKDPKTSVLNAFNQMHEVSNVFITDGSCMASSNCVNPSLTYMALTARACDYAVKEMKKGNV, from the coding sequence ATGCCAGGCGATACACTCCATCTCAACAACAAAGCGAAAAAACAAAACACGTACGACGCCATCATTGTAGGCAGCGGCATTACCGGCGGATGGGCTGCAAAAGAACTTTGCGAAAAAGGTTTGAAAGTATTAATGCTTGAACGGGGAAGAAATGTGGAGCATATAAAAGATTACCCGACTGCAACCAAAGCCCCGTGGGAGTTTGAGCATCATTTGCACTTAACCAAAGAAGACAAGGAACGCTGCTATGTGCAAAGCCGGCATTATTCTTACAAAGAAGACAATAAACATTTTTACATCAACGATAAAGAAAATCCATACGATGAAACAAAACGCTTCGATTGGATTCGTGGAGATATTGTAGGCGGTCGTTCGCTGTTGTGGGCAAGAGCCTGTTACCGCTGGAGCGATCTTGATTTTGAAGCCAACTTAAAAGATGGTCATGGTGTGGATTGGCCCATACGTTATAAAGATCTTGCGCCGTGGTATGATTATGTAGAAAGTTTTATTGGTGTAAGTGGTTCTGTTGAGCACATACCGCAGTTGCCCGATGGAAAATTTCAGCCACCATTCGAAATGAATTGCGTGGAGAAATCTTTCAAACAAAAAATTGAATCTGTTTATAACGATAGAAAAGTTATCATTGGTCGCACAGCCAATCTTACGAAACCTGTGCAGGGTAGGGGACACTGCCAGGCAAGAGATCTTTGTCACAGGGGTTGCCCGTTTGGTGCATACTTCAGCACCAATGCAAGCACCATGCCTGCAGCATATGCAACAGGTAATCTTACTGTGCGTCCGCATAGTTTGGTCAACAAAGTTTTGTATGATGAACAACAACAAAAAGCCATTGGTGTTGAAATACTCGATACCGAAACAAAACAAACAGAAGAGTTTTATGCAAACATTATTTTCTTAAATGCAGCAACGGTAGCTACTGCATTTATTTTATTGAACTCCACATCAAACCGGTTTCCAAACGGACTTGGTAATGGCAGCGACCAGGTGGGCCGCAACCTGATGGATCATCATAAAGGGCTTTCTATCTCTGCAAGTGTAGATGGTTTTGAAGATGGTTATTATTATGGTCGCAGACCTACGGGCATTTATATTCCGCGATTTAAAAATATACACGAACCTTCTCCGGATTTTCTGCGTGGTTATCATTTTGCAGGTGGTGCCTATCGTGGTCGTCAATCGCACGATGCCACAATTGGTGCGGATCTTAAAGATGCGCTTACAGAGCCCGGTGCATGGAGTTTCAGCATTTATGCATTTGGCGAAACATTGCCTTATGCAGATAACCGCGTTACACTCAACCACGATAAAAAAGATCCATGGGGCAGACCAACCATTACCATCGACTGCAACTTCCGCGATAATGAAAAAGCCATGCACAAAGACATTGCTGAAACAGGCAAAGAAATATTAACTGCTGCAGGCTATAAAGATGTAAAGGTTAGCGGCAGCATTTCTTTTCCCGGCAATGCCAACCACGAAATGGGTATTGCACGCATGGGCAAAGACCCCAAAACATCTGTGCTTAATGCATTCAACCAAATGCACGAAGTGTCCAATGTATTTATTACCGATGGCAGTTGCATGGCAAGCAGCAACTGTGTAAACCCATCGCTTACTTATATGGCGCTTACTGCAAGAGCTTGTGATTATGCAGTGAAGGAAATGAAGAAGGGAAATGTGTAA